A genomic region of Nymphaea colorata isolate Beijing-Zhang1983 chromosome 2, ASM883128v2, whole genome shotgun sequence contains the following coding sequences:
- the LOC116247652 gene encoding protein transport protein SEC23-like isoform X2 — MAEMVDPDGPDGVRMTWNSWPRSKVEASKCVVPIACVYSPIRTSPDLLVLPYSPLRCKSCACILNPHCRVDFSGKFWICPFCLQRNSFPPHYAMISETNVPAELFPQYTTIEYALSGPGVGSDIPAPPPVFLFVLDTCVIEEELGFVKSALRQALGLIPENALVGLITFGTQVHVHELGFPDLFKTYIFRGTKEISKEQILDQLGLAGQRAAGYQKVPAGRPVVANGMTTASGIVGRFLLSAADCEYTLNSLLDELQRDQWPVQPSNRAARCTGVALSAAAGLLGACVQGTGARIIALVGGPCTEGPGTIVSKDLSDPVRSHKDLDKDAAPHFHKAVKFYDNLAKQLVSQGHVLDIFASALDQVGVAEMKVAVERTGGLVVLAESFGHAVFRDSFKRIFDGGEQSLGLSFNGTLDIHCSKDIKIQGIIGPCSSLEKKGPLCADVVIGQGNTTSWKMCGLDKRTCLTVFFDVAPSEKANSAAPGASQQLYIQFLTTYQNPEGQMKLRVSTITRKWVDGSTSTEELVEGFDQETSAVVMARLASLKMEVEEEFDATRWLDRSLIRLCSRFGDYRKDDPASFNLNPSFSIFPQFMFNLRRSQFVQVFNNSPDETAYFRMLLNRENITNSVVMIQPSLITYSFNAPPAPALLDVASIAADRILLLDAYFSIVVFHGMTIAQWRNMGYQNQPEHQAFAQLLQAPQDDAHLIIKDRFPVPRLVVCDQHGSQARFLLAKLNPSATYNSAQDVAPGSDVIFTDDVSLQVFFEHLQRLAVQS, encoded by the exons ATGGCGGAGATGGTAGACCCCGACGGTCCCGACGGCGTTCGGATGACATGGAACTCGTGGCCGCGGTCGAAAGTGGAGGCGAGCAAGTGTGTCGTTCCCATCGCCTGCGTCTACTCCCCGATCCGCACCTCGCCGGACCTTCTCGTCCTCCCCTACAGTCCTCTACGATGCAAGTCCTGCGCCTGCATCCTTAATCCTCATTGCCGCGTCGATTTCTCCGGCAAGTTCTGGATCTGCCCCTTCTGCCTCCAGCGCAACTCTTTTCCGCCCCATTACGCAATGATCAGCGAGACTAACGTCCCTGCTGAGCTCTTCCCGCAGTACACCACTATAGAGTATGCCCTCTCCGGCCCTGGCGTCGGAAGCGATATCCCGGCTCCTCCGCCTGTCTTCCTCTTCGTTCTGGACACCTGCGTTATTGAGGAGGAGCTAGGATTCGTCAAGTCGGCCCTCCGGCAGGCTCTTGGTTTGATCCCTGAGAACGCCCTCGTGGGGCTCATCACGTTTGGGACGCAGGTGCACGTGCACGAGTTGGGATTCCCGGATCTGTTTAAGACGTACATTTTTAGAGGAACGAAGGAGATCTCGAAGGAGCAGATCTTGGATCAGCTGGGGCTGGCTGGGCAGCGGGCGGCCGGTTACCAGAAGGTGCCTGCCGGCAGGCCGGTCGTTGCTAATGGAATGACCACGGCATCTGGGATTGTTGGGAGGTTCTTGCTCTCTGCGGCGGATTGCGAGTACACGCTGAATTCG CTGTTGGACGAGTTGCAGAGGGATCAATGGCCTGTGCAACCAAGCAACAGAGCAGCGCGTTGCACAGGCGTGGCGCTTAGCGCGGCGGCAGGTCTGCTTGGTGCATGTGTGCAGGGGACTGGTGCTCGAATCATCGCCTTGGTTGGTGGTCCATGCACAGAAGGGCCGGGAACT ATAGTGTCTAAAGATCTGTCGGACCCCGTGCGTTCCCATAAAGACCTGGATAAAGATGCAGCACCACATTTTCACAAAGCCGTGAAGTTTTATGATAATCTTGCCAAGCAGTTGGTTAGCCAAGGGCATGTGTTAGATATTTTTGCTTCTGCACTGGATCAG GTTGGAGTTGCGGAAATGAAAGTGGCTGTTGAAAGAACTGGCGGTCTCGTTGTTCTTGCTGAAAGTTTTGGACATGCTGTATTTAGAGACTCTTTTAAGCGCATTTTTGATGGCGGCGAACAGTCTCTTGGGCTTTCTTTTAA TGGGACTCTTGATATACATTGTTCGAAGGATATTAAAATTCAAGGAATCATAGGGCCTTGCTCATCCTTGGAAAAG AAAGGACCATTATGTGCTGATGTTGTCATTGGTCAAGGGAACACAACATCATGGAAGATGTGTGGACTTGATAAGAGGACTTGTTTGACGGTTTTCTTTGATGTTGCACCAAGTGAGAAGGCAAACTCGGCAGCACCTGGTGCAAGCCAACAGCTATATATTCAGTTTTTGACAAC TTACCAGAATCCTGAAGGACAGATGAAGCTCCGTGTATCAACTATTACTAGAAAATGGGTGGATGGTTCTACTAGTACAGAG GAATTAGTTGAAGGATTTGACCAGGAGACTTCTGCTGTTGTTATGGCAAGATTAGCTTCACTAAAAATGGAAGTGGAG GAAGAGTTTGACGCTACAAGGTGGTTAGATCGTTCTCTTATTCGCTTGTGTTCTAGATTTGGTGATTACAGGAAGGATGATCCTGCATCCTTCAATTTGAATCCAAGCTTCTCTATTTTTCCACAGTTCATGTTTAATCTCAGGCGATCTCAATTTGTCCAG GTTTTTAATAATAGCCCAGATGAGACTGCCTACTTCCGTATGCTTTTAAATCGGGAAAACATTACCAACTCCGTTGTTATGATCCAACCATCCTTGATCACGTATTCCTTTAACGCGCCACCTGCACCAGCATTACTGGATGTAGCTTCTATTGCGGCTGACCGTATACTTCTTCTAGATGCTTATTTCAGCATTGTTGTCTTCCATGGAATGACAATTGCACAATGGCGAAACATGGGATATCAAAATCAGCCAGAGCATCAG GCTTTTGCACAGCTGTTGCAGGCTCCACAGGATGACGCTCATCTCATCATCAAGGATCGGTTTCCAGTACCACGGCTGGTTGTTTGTGATCAGCATGGTTCACAG GCACGCTTCCTACTCGCTAAACTGAATCCTTCAGCCACGTATAACTCTGCCCAAGATGTTGCCCCTGGCTCTGATGTTATTTTTACGGATGATGTGAGTTTGCAAGTCTTCTTCGAGCATCTTCAGAGATTGGCCGTCCAAAGCTGA
- the LOC116247652 gene encoding protein transport protein SEC23-like isoform X1, which translates to MAEMVDPDGPDGVRMTWNSWPRSKVEASKCVVPIACVYSPIRTSPDLLVLPYSPLRCKSCACILNPHCRVDFSGKFWICPFCLQRNSFPPHYAMISETNVPAELFPQYTTIEYALSGPGVGSDIPAPPPVFLFVLDTCVIEEELGFVKSALRQALGLIPENALVGLITFGTQVHVHELGFPDLFKTYIFRGTKEISKEQILDQLGLAGQRAAGYQKVPAGRPVVANGMTTASGIVGRFLLSAADCEYTLNSLLDELQRDQWPVQPSNRAARCTGVALSAAAGLLGACVQGTGARIIALVGGPCTEGPGTIVSKDLSDPVRSHKDLDKDAAPHFHKAVKFYDNLAKQLVSQGHVLDIFASALDQVGVAEMKVAVERTGGLVVLAESFGHAVFRDSFKRIFDGGEQSLGLSFNGTLDIHCSKDIKIQGIIGPCSSLEKKGPLCADVVIGQGNTTSWKMCGLDKRTCLTVFFDVAPSEKANSAAPGASQQLYIQFLTTYQNPEGQMKLRVSTITRKWVDGSTSTEELKVQELVEGFDQETSAVVMARLASLKMEVEEEFDATRWLDRSLIRLCSRFGDYRKDDPASFNLNPSFSIFPQFMFNLRRSQFVQVFNNSPDETAYFRMLLNRENITNSVVMIQPSLITYSFNAPPAPALLDVASIAADRILLLDAYFSIVVFHGMTIAQWRNMGYQNQPEHQAFAQLLQAPQDDAHLIIKDRFPVPRLVVCDQHGSQARFLLAKLNPSATYNSAQDVAPGSDVIFTDDVSLQVFFEHLQRLAVQS; encoded by the exons ATGGCGGAGATGGTAGACCCCGACGGTCCCGACGGCGTTCGGATGACATGGAACTCGTGGCCGCGGTCGAAAGTGGAGGCGAGCAAGTGTGTCGTTCCCATCGCCTGCGTCTACTCCCCGATCCGCACCTCGCCGGACCTTCTCGTCCTCCCCTACAGTCCTCTACGATGCAAGTCCTGCGCCTGCATCCTTAATCCTCATTGCCGCGTCGATTTCTCCGGCAAGTTCTGGATCTGCCCCTTCTGCCTCCAGCGCAACTCTTTTCCGCCCCATTACGCAATGATCAGCGAGACTAACGTCCCTGCTGAGCTCTTCCCGCAGTACACCACTATAGAGTATGCCCTCTCCGGCCCTGGCGTCGGAAGCGATATCCCGGCTCCTCCGCCTGTCTTCCTCTTCGTTCTGGACACCTGCGTTATTGAGGAGGAGCTAGGATTCGTCAAGTCGGCCCTCCGGCAGGCTCTTGGTTTGATCCCTGAGAACGCCCTCGTGGGGCTCATCACGTTTGGGACGCAGGTGCACGTGCACGAGTTGGGATTCCCGGATCTGTTTAAGACGTACATTTTTAGAGGAACGAAGGAGATCTCGAAGGAGCAGATCTTGGATCAGCTGGGGCTGGCTGGGCAGCGGGCGGCCGGTTACCAGAAGGTGCCTGCCGGCAGGCCGGTCGTTGCTAATGGAATGACCACGGCATCTGGGATTGTTGGGAGGTTCTTGCTCTCTGCGGCGGATTGCGAGTACACGCTGAATTCG CTGTTGGACGAGTTGCAGAGGGATCAATGGCCTGTGCAACCAAGCAACAGAGCAGCGCGTTGCACAGGCGTGGCGCTTAGCGCGGCGGCAGGTCTGCTTGGTGCATGTGTGCAGGGGACTGGTGCTCGAATCATCGCCTTGGTTGGTGGTCCATGCACAGAAGGGCCGGGAACT ATAGTGTCTAAAGATCTGTCGGACCCCGTGCGTTCCCATAAAGACCTGGATAAAGATGCAGCACCACATTTTCACAAAGCCGTGAAGTTTTATGATAATCTTGCCAAGCAGTTGGTTAGCCAAGGGCATGTGTTAGATATTTTTGCTTCTGCACTGGATCAG GTTGGAGTTGCGGAAATGAAAGTGGCTGTTGAAAGAACTGGCGGTCTCGTTGTTCTTGCTGAAAGTTTTGGACATGCTGTATTTAGAGACTCTTTTAAGCGCATTTTTGATGGCGGCGAACAGTCTCTTGGGCTTTCTTTTAA TGGGACTCTTGATATACATTGTTCGAAGGATATTAAAATTCAAGGAATCATAGGGCCTTGCTCATCCTTGGAAAAG AAAGGACCATTATGTGCTGATGTTGTCATTGGTCAAGGGAACACAACATCATGGAAGATGTGTGGACTTGATAAGAGGACTTGTTTGACGGTTTTCTTTGATGTTGCACCAAGTGAGAAGGCAAACTCGGCAGCACCTGGTGCAAGCCAACAGCTATATATTCAGTTTTTGACAAC TTACCAGAATCCTGAAGGACAGATGAAGCTCCGTGTATCAACTATTACTAGAAAATGGGTGGATGGTTCTACTAGTACAGAG GAATTGAAAGTGCAGGAATTAGTTGAAGGATTTGACCAGGAGACTTCTGCTGTTGTTATGGCAAGATTAGCTTCACTAAAAATGGAAGTGGAG GAAGAGTTTGACGCTACAAGGTGGTTAGATCGTTCTCTTATTCGCTTGTGTTCTAGATTTGGTGATTACAGGAAGGATGATCCTGCATCCTTCAATTTGAATCCAAGCTTCTCTATTTTTCCACAGTTCATGTTTAATCTCAGGCGATCTCAATTTGTCCAG GTTTTTAATAATAGCCCAGATGAGACTGCCTACTTCCGTATGCTTTTAAATCGGGAAAACATTACCAACTCCGTTGTTATGATCCAACCATCCTTGATCACGTATTCCTTTAACGCGCCACCTGCACCAGCATTACTGGATGTAGCTTCTATTGCGGCTGACCGTATACTTCTTCTAGATGCTTATTTCAGCATTGTTGTCTTCCATGGAATGACAATTGCACAATGGCGAAACATGGGATATCAAAATCAGCCAGAGCATCAG GCTTTTGCACAGCTGTTGCAGGCTCCACAGGATGACGCTCATCTCATCATCAAGGATCGGTTTCCAGTACCACGGCTGGTTGTTTGTGATCAGCATGGTTCACAG GCACGCTTCCTACTCGCTAAACTGAATCCTTCAGCCACGTATAACTCTGCCCAAGATGTTGCCCCTGGCTCTGATGTTATTTTTACGGATGATGTGAGTTTGCAAGTCTTCTTCGAGCATCTTCAGAGATTGGCCGTCCAAAGCTGA